TTCTGGCAGTGGGGGCAATGAAATACTTTTACTAATCGATCCGTCAGTAATTATTTTTTCAAAATCTTGGGCTGACAATTCCGTCAGCGGAAATGTCCACATATTTGCCAATAGTCCTTTGGCTGGACGCTTTTCTAAGTAATATTCGCCAAGTGAATTTTGCAAAGCAAAGGCTGAAAAATACAAGTCTCTTTGCTTCAATTTTTTAGTTTTAACTGGAAAATTCAGCTGTGTCCCCTTGGCTCGACTTTGACAAAAATCAGCTAGTGGACAGGTTTCACAAAGGGCAATCTTAGGTTTACAGACGGTAGAACCTAAGTCCATGAGGGCTTGATTAAAATCCCCCGGTCGCTCATGAGAAATCAACTTTCGTAAAACTTCATCAAAAGCTTTTCGCGATTTTGCCTGTGAGATGTCATCAGTCATTTCAAAAATACGGCTAGTGACGCGCATGAGATTTCCATCAATGGCAGGTTCTGGCTGACCAAAAGCAATGGAAGCGATAGCTGCCGCTGTGTAAGGGCCAATCCCCCTTAATGACTGAATATCTGACAAATTTTCTGGAAAATTCCCTTCAAAAATGCTCACAATTTCCTGCGCTGCCAATTTCAGATTGCGCGCTCGTGAATAATAGCCCAAACCTTCCCACAGCTTTAATAATTCTGCGTCATCCGCATTGGCTAAAGCTATGACGGTGGGATATTTTTCCATAAACCGTTCGTAGTAAGGAATTACTGTTTCAACTTGGGTTTGTTGGGCCATAATCTCAGAAATCCAGATCTTATAAGCTTGCGTGTTTTTTCGCCAGGGTAATGGTTTTTTGTTCTTGTCATACCAGTCCAGCAGCCGTTTTTGAAAAACTTTTATTTCTTTATTTGATAAATCTATAGTCATATCTTATAAAAAGTGTAAACAATCCTATCATTCATTTTTTAAGTTCTGGCACATTATCCTGCAATGATTCCCAGTTTTCATCAGGCTGCTTGGGCTTGCTCAGAGTTAATTTGACGCGCTCTGCAACATCATAAGGTACACCTGCATCAGCAACTTCCTGCACCGTAGCTTCTTCAATCGCCTTCAAATTTTTGAAAGTCGTCAGTAATTTTTGCTTACGTTTTGGCCCTAAGCCACTGATGCCATCCAATTTGCTAGAAAATGTATTTTTTCCTCGCAACTGTCTATGAAAAGTAATGGCAAAGCGGTGGACTTCATCCTGAATACGCGTCAGCAAGAAAAACTCTTGTGAGCGTCGAGACAAAGGTACCACACTCAGGGGATCACCAAAAAGCAATTCGCTAGTTTGGTGCTTATCATTTTTTTGCATCCCAGCCACTGGAATTTGCGACAAGCCCAACTCTCGTAAAACTTGCTTAGCAATATTGACTTGACCTGCGCCACCATCCATGGCAATCAAATCAGGCAGTGGTGTTCCTTCCCGAAGGGCGCGAGAATAACGACGTGTCATGACTTCACGCATTGATGCATAATCATCTGCGCCAACAACTGTTTTAATTTTATATTTTCGATAATCTTTTTTGGAGGGTTTTCCATCAATGAAAACGACCATAGCTGAAACAGGTGACGTCCCCATGATATTCGAATTATCGAAAGACTCAATGCGCACTGGCTTAGGAATACCAAGAGTTTTGCCCAGATTTTCTACAGCTTTGGTGGTTTTGAGAATATCTCGCTCCGCCACATCAAATTTCAACTGTAACTGCGTTTGTGCATTTTTGGTCGCCATATTGACCAGCTGCTTTTTCTCGCCACGACTCGGCTGGATAATCTGCGTTTTAGCAAGCAAACTTGATAAGCGTTTTTCTGACGATAATTCCTTGTCTAATTTGACAATGGATTGCTCAATATCAGTTTGGTCAGTAAATTTGACTTTTTTGTCAGTAAAAACTCTAGCATCTACTGTTCGTGCTTGTGCTTTCGTCAGCAAATTCTCTGCTTGGCTGGCGGCTACAACTGCCTCAACAGAAGCTTTATCCACGTCTTGCGGAATAAAAATTTCACGCGGCATCATATGATTATTATCCTGATAAAATTGACCTATATAAGTCAAAAAATCGTCCTCAGCATCATTATAGTAAGGAAACAAATTGACATCCCGCTGAATCAGCTTTCCTTGACGCACGAAAAAGACTTGGACACACATCCATCCTTTGTCAACATAATATCCGAAAACATCACGGTCTTTGAGATCTTGATTCATGACCCGCTGCTTGGTGCGCAGGGTACCAAT
The DNA window shown above is from Lactococcus sp. S-13 and carries:
- the mutY gene encoding A/G-specific adenine glycosylase yields the protein MDLSNKEIKVFQKRLLDWYDKNKKPLPWRKNTQAYKIWISEIMAQQTQVETVIPYYERFMEKYPTVIALANADDAELLKLWEGLGYYSRARNLKLAAQEIVSIFEGNFPENLSDIQSLRGIGPYTAAAIASIAFGQPEPAIDGNLMRVTSRIFEMTDDISQAKSRKAFDEVLRKLISHERPGDFNQALMDLGSTVCKPKIALCETCPLADFCQSRAKGTQLNFPVKTKKLKQRDLYFSAFALQNSLGEYYLEKRPAKGLLANMWTFPLTELSAQDFEKIITDGSISKSISLPPLPESISKLEYVGNLTHIFSHQKWHIILIKAQPEEQFHVAEDYLSADKKWLSDLSVIPLAGPQVKMFEIIEKQK